In Psychrobacter sp. P11G3, a single genomic region encodes these proteins:
- a CDS encoding NRDE family protein yields the protein MCIVAIAWQLFDELPLVLLSNRDEFLQRPTEPLHQWSDQPIYAGRDKQSGGTWLGIHQQVSPAQSAEYYEQNGRWAAVLNFRDGVQASSDERSRGALVTEFLTGTLSPMNFARQIDLQDYAGFNLIIGDAAQAVIVNNRGHAPTPLYAGLHVISNGQPEDSWFKTEQLRGRLRQEVLPLIAEDSSPAYWQVAAFNVLSDSTKAPEDKLPVTGVAFEVEQMLSSVYIEPVAFGDTETSKPTYGTRTQSILTLRKERDTGANYTANIISREFDSHSK from the coding sequence ATGTGTATTGTCGCTATTGCTTGGCAATTATTTGATGAGTTACCGCTAGTACTACTGTCTAACCGTGATGAGTTTTTGCAGCGCCCAACTGAGCCGCTCCACCAGTGGTCTGACCAACCTATCTATGCTGGACGCGATAAGCAAAGCGGTGGCACGTGGTTAGGCATTCATCAGCAAGTGTCACCAGCGCAGAGTGCAGAGTATTATGAACAAAATGGTCGTTGGGCTGCGGTGTTGAACTTTCGTGATGGGGTGCAGGCAAGCAGTGATGAGCGCTCACGTGGTGCGCTGGTCACTGAATTCTTGACAGGGACTTTAAGTCCGATGAATTTTGCACGGCAGATTGATTTGCAGGATTATGCGGGTTTTAATCTGATTATTGGTGACGCTGCGCAAGCTGTGATCGTCAATAATCGTGGTCATGCACCCACGCCATTATATGCAGGTCTACATGTTATCTCTAATGGTCAACCAGAGGACAGTTGGTTTAAGACAGAGCAGTTGCGCGGGCGACTACGTCAAGAAGTGCTGCCATTGATTGCAGAGGATAGCTCGCCTGCGTACTGGCAAGTGGCGGCTTTTAATGTCTTGTCAGATAGTACCAAAGCACCAGAAGACAAACTGCCTGTGACTGGCGTGGCATTTGAAGTGGAGCAGATGTTATCGTCTGTTTATATTGAACCTGTCGCTTTTGGCGATACTGAAACTAGCAAACCTACTTATGGTACCCGCACTCAAAGCATCTTAACGTTGCGCAAAGAGAGAGATACGGGAGCAAACTACACGGCGAATATTATTAGCCGTGAGTTTGATAGTCATTCAAAGTGA
- a CDS encoding DUF4139 domain-containing protein — MNAQLTDSPVSTGHGSVLPPLNQITRFTILPFVLSSSAILGLSSAQAATSSVEQVTIYQGLASVTRALPITGSGEQTVVFSCLSPYMDKESLSVQATGSVNVGEVSIEELTGEQAAQCQYQGDAKVQTQQNTLANINAELEAARLAKAYLQNLTKATQVNTDSTIANNARDIETQATSINQRILEIQQRQARAQDALNQLMAGSATSTFNKVTQVSVRTASRSPSSIKLHYQVQGAGWEPAYQARLNTNSEQLSITASAIIAQQTGENWTNVPLTLSTVNPNQSTTGQLPYVQRLSLYEESEDARVRRELPMMDASPVMMEEPAYNKGAGAAMAPLPNFTVSSQNKNGIIEYRLPQLVSIPSDGRRVRTVIGEQAGNSKLWIRSTPSVETAAYWYASAPFLTPDWVDGSLQLYRDDNYVGQSRYSYQVLKEQGIGFGRDSNMLVKELTNEDKQGEKGVLNRTQTLTTTKAYQFTNQHNRSVRLQVLGSEPISRDDSLKIAVTHTPPVTERDWNDNQGMIAWEFDLPSKQSQVIRSTSQISYPANKLLTGN; from the coding sequence ATGAACGCACAATTAACGGATTCGCCTGTCTCAACAGGCCATGGCAGCGTATTACCGCCGCTTAATCAAATAACTAGATTTACTATCTTGCCATTTGTACTTAGTAGTAGTGCCATTTTGGGATTGTCTTCGGCACAAGCGGCCACCAGTAGCGTCGAGCAAGTGACCATTTATCAGGGGCTGGCAAGCGTGACGCGCGCATTGCCTATCACAGGTAGCGGTGAGCAAACGGTGGTGTTTTCCTGCCTGTCACCTTATATGGATAAAGAAAGTCTAAGTGTACAAGCGACAGGTAGTGTCAACGTTGGGGAGGTCAGTATCGAAGAGCTGACAGGTGAGCAGGCAGCCCAGTGTCAGTATCAAGGTGACGCCAAGGTACAGACGCAGCAAAATACCTTAGCCAATATCAATGCTGAATTAGAAGCGGCACGATTAGCAAAGGCTTACTTGCAGAATTTGACCAAAGCCACGCAAGTCAATACAGACAGCACGATTGCCAATAATGCCCGCGATATAGAAACTCAAGCGACCAGTATTAACCAAAGGATTTTAGAGATTCAACAGCGACAAGCGCGTGCCCAAGACGCACTGAATCAACTGATGGCAGGCAGCGCGACATCGACCTTTAACAAGGTGACACAGGTGAGTGTACGTACGGCAAGCCGCTCGCCAAGTAGTATTAAGTTGCATTATCAAGTGCAAGGTGCAGGTTGGGAGCCTGCATATCAAGCTCGCCTAAACACAAACAGTGAGCAGTTAAGTATCACAGCTTCTGCGATTATCGCCCAGCAAACTGGCGAGAACTGGACAAACGTACCACTGACACTCAGCACCGTTAATCCCAATCAAAGTACGACGGGGCAACTGCCGTATGTACAACGTCTATCATTGTATGAAGAGAGCGAAGATGCTCGAGTAAGACGTGAGCTACCTATGATGGATGCGTCCCCTGTTATGATGGAAGAGCCTGCTTATAATAAAGGAGCAGGGGCAGCTATGGCACCGCTACCTAATTTTACCGTTAGTAGCCAAAATAAAAATGGCATTATCGAGTATCGTTTACCGCAGTTGGTCAGTATTCCGAGTGACGGGAGACGGGTACGCACAGTGATTGGGGAGCAGGCAGGTAATAGTAAGCTCTGGATTCGCAGTACGCCAAGTGTTGAGACTGCTGCCTACTGGTATGCGTCAGCGCCGTTTTTGACGCCGGACTGGGTCGATGGTTCGCTACAGCTGTACCGTGATGACAATTATGTGGGTCAGTCGCGTTATAGTTATCAAGTACTAAAAGAGCAGGGGATTGGATTTGGTCGTGATTCAAATATGCTCGTAAAAGAGCTGACCAATGAAGATAAGCAAGGTGAGAAAGGCGTGCTAAACCGTACGCAAACACTGACGACTACCAAGGCATATCAGTTTACCAATCAGCACAATCGTAGCGTACGATTGCAAGTACTGGGCAGTGAGCCTATCAGTCGTGACGATAGTTTAAAAATTGCGGTAACGCATACGCCGCCTGTAACTGAGCGAGATTGGAATGACAATCAAGGCATGATAGCGTGGGAGTTTGACTTACCAAGTAAGCAATCACAAGTAATACGTTCAACCTCTCAAATTAGTTATCCTGCCAATAAATTACTGACTGGCAATTAA